Genomic window (Methanoculleus thermophilus):
CATGGAACTGATTGAAGAACTCTCCGGCGTCCCCGGGATGCTGCGGCCATTCAAGGCATATCTCCGTGAAGCCGGGCTTGGTGCGGGCGACCAGGTCGCATACTATGGCTGCCCCGGCACCTGCACTCCCTTCATCGAGCTTCTGGGGTTCGCCGTCCGGGACCTACCTGTCGAACAGGTGTATGTGCCCTACGTTGACGAAGCGCAGGCAAGGGCGATCCGCCCGGTCGAGGGTGTCGGGATGCAGGCCTCGTCCGATGTGGTTAGAGTCGACCCGAAGGTGATCGTCCTGATGGGCGGGCTTGCCATGCCCGGGGTCCCGGTCACGAAAGAAGCGGTCCAGTCGGTCGTCGGCGCCCATCCCGGCGCGAAGATCGTGGGTATCTGCTTTATGGAGATGTTTAAGAAAGGGGGATGGCTTGATGCCTTCGACTTTGACCTGATCATCGATGCCACCCTCAAGCCGGTCAGGATCTGGCGGTGAGCGCTCTCCCGGGCGGCGGTGCATCCCGGGAGAGTGCCCTCTGAAAGACCGGAGATCCTTTGTACCGGAGTAGGGGGGGCAGCCCCCGTCCTCCCTCTCCCGACCAATGAGAAATTCTCCTGGATGCAGCCGATTTTTACAAATGACCTATTTTTTATAGGTTGTAGAATGAATCTATTCTTACAGTCCGCTTCACTGAAGCGGTAGCGTGCCGCCGCTCGCCCGTGAAATCCCGGTGCCACAAGAACGCATCCTCTGGTGAAACCGTGTTGACAGACCTTGCCAAAGCTCTCAAAGCGATGGGGTATAACGATGCCGAGATACCGACCCTGGTGAGATCATTCCCTCCCGCTGTCACCCGGTATCTGCAGGACTTCCGGTTGCAGGAGGTCCGCGACATTGTCGAGACCCTCCTCTACATCTACATTGCGCAGAACAGTTCATCGTCCCGAGGGGAGGGCGTGGGCGTGGTCGAGCAGAGTTGCTACGCCTATACGTCGGGGCCGCTCTTCGTCCTTGCGCAGGCCGGCCTCATAGACTCCGTCTCCTGGCACGGGATGAAGGTGATCAGCGCAACGGCCGCAGGAGTTGAGATTGCCCGCCCGCTTGTCGAGGCCCGGATTCGGGCGCTGGATATCGAGAGCCTTGCCCATGATATCCATGAGGTTGTCCCGACCCTCCTTGCAGGGACCGTGCGGGGGTCATACGTCAACAAGACCTTCCCGTCCACGCTTCCCCGCACCGAAGAGACATTCATCGGTTTTCTACTCAACAATTGTCCGGGGCTCTTTATCGAGTGCGAGCGGTTCGCGGCCCGGCTTAAGGACGCCGGATGTGCGGTCCTTGCCTATGCTTACGATCTCGACACGGTCGCGCCTGATGGCGTCGTCTATACCTTCCCCCCGGAGTTTGCCTATATCCTCAAGAGGATGCTTGAAGCGATCGATCCCGATCTCCGGGAGCACTACGATATGCTCCTCGAATCGTTCTGCTCGACATTCACTGTTCTGCGTTATCTTGCCACTGGCGAGGACTACGACCGTATCCGGGCGTCACCGGGCCACCGACGGGAACTCTCGCGGGTGCTTTCGGTCCTTTCCGACGCAATCTACGTCCTCGAGCAGGTGCCCCAGGCCGATGGGGTCGACCTCTCCCGTTTCATCATCAAGGACCGGGACCTCTACGACGCGCGCCTTCGCGACCTCGGGCGGGAGTTGATGGCCGAGGTCGCAGAGAAGATCGTCATAGACCGATCCACCCCGGAACCCGTGGTAGTACCGGCTCTTTGCAAGGGCGAGGTCAGCCCTGCTCCTGACCCTGCTCCTGAGAGTCTCCCGGTCGCGCCGCCCATACCCTCTGTTGAGGCGGAAATGGAGGACGAAGAGGAGGACGAAGAGGACGCGTGGGACGACGTCTCCTTTGGAGACGAAACGGATGAAGAGGAGGTTGAACCGATACCCCCGGATATCGTGCTGCCCGACCCTTCCCCCTCGACCCCGGCTCCGGCGGTCGTCCCCCGCCCCGGCGGCCTCGATATCTTCCTCGGTTACGCCCAGGACGGGCGACGGGTTTACTGGTCGCCTGGGCGGCTCAACAACGGCCACATGATCATCCTCGGCGGTTCGGGGGCCGGCAAGACCGAGACGATACGGTGCATCGCCTCGGAACTGGCGGCACAGGAGATGCCGGTCGTCCTGATCGACTTTCACGGGGATATGGCCGCGAACAGCGGGAATATCCGGTCCTACAAGATCCGCGAGGGCGGGCAGTACTACTTCAACCCGCTTGAACTCGATCCTTCGATCGACGAGATCACCCCGCTCCGGGCCACTTCGGACTTCGTCGATGCAATATCGATCAACTTCCCGACGCTCGGGATCCAGCAGCGCAGGAAGATCAAGAATATCATCAAGGACTGTTACCGGATGTCCGGGATCACGGGAAAGACAGAGACCTGGACGCGGGTGCTCAATTTCGACGACATCGAAGACGAGATCATGAACTGCGAGGATGAGGCGATCCCGGCCTACCTTGAGGATATCTTCGACTACAAGCTCTTCTCGGGTGAGGAGAAGATCTCGATCCCCACGATCCTCTCCGGGGGAATCACCCATATCAACCTAAACGCCCTTCCGGAGAACCTGCGCTACCTCTTTGCGGACCTCTTTCTCAGACGGATCTACTACACCCTCCAGGCGATGGGCGAGATTCCGCGTGGGACGCCGGACGAGCGGGCGAAGTTCCGCCTCTTTGTCATCGTCGACGAGGCAAAACTCCTGGTGAGCCAGAAGAGCGGCTCAAAGACGGCGATCAAGGCGGTTCTCAACAAATATGCGACCGAGATGCGGAAGTTCGGGGTCTCGCTCATCCTCGCCTCGCAGCTCATCGCCCACTTCAACGAGGAGATCCTCGCAAACATCGCCGTGAAGTTCTGCATGCGCTCCGAGAATAAGAAACAGGCCCAGGAGAACGCCAAATTCTTCGAGGTGAGCGAGAAGGATCTCCTCAACTTCCAGCCCGGGGAGGGTATTCTGATCATCGGTTCGGAGAAGATGAACGTCAGGATCGTCCCCTCGACCGAGCGGAACCTATAGACCCGGGAGAACCCTTATTCGGTATCCCGGTGGAATACCTCTTCATGACAGGACCGGATACCCTCGATGAGTACCGCGGGAAGAGAGACTTTTCCCGAACGCTGGAACCTCCGGGTGATGCGGAGGCCGTGCTTCCGTCTCCCATCTTTGTCATCCAGAAGCATGATGCGAGCACGCTCCACTACGATTTCCGCCTGGAGGTCGATGGTGTCCTCAAATCGTGGGCCGTCCCGAAAGGGCCGTCTACGAACCCGAAGGAGAAGCGTCTTGCGATCCCGACGGAGGATCATCCACTTGGCTATGCCGGCTTTGAGGGCGTCATTCCTGAGGGTAGTTACGGGGCCGGGACGGTTCTCGTCTGGGACCAGGGAACCTACCGGAATCTCACGCAGAAGAGCGGTCGGGAGATCCCGGTTGCCGAGGCCCTCCGGCAGGGCCATGTATCGGTCTGGCTCGAGGGGAAGAAACTCCGGGGCGGGTTCTCTCTCACCCGCTTCAGGACCGGAAAAGGCGAGGCCTGGTTGCTTGTGAAGAAGGACGATGCCGAGGCGGATCCTTCCCGGGACCCGGTTGCGGCTGAGCCCCGATCGGTCCTCTCTGGCCGGACGCTAGAGGAGGTCGCGGCGGGGAAGGATGAGTGACGGGCGAGCCGCCGCAGGGGAGAGGGACCCGATCTCTTAGCGCTGAATGAGTTTCTCAATCCGGCCATTGCGCCGGGCACCGGCGCGCGCCCGAGCGTCTCCCGATGGCCCGACGGGGGGTGGAGGCGTGCGGCAGGCCTATCGGGGGTTTCCTTCAAGGCGCGGAAGTGATAATCCAGAGTGCGCGGCGGGCGACAGAGATCACCCCTCTTTTGGTCCGGCAGAGGTGGCCCTGTAGTCACCGCCCCCTCTGGCTTTCGGTCGGAGTACTGGCAGGTGCGGCGGTAAAAATTTCAAACATCGGCTTAATGATTTTTATGGTGGGAAATGGGACCAGAATCCCTTACTGGAAAAAGTACTTTCTCTGGCGGCCTTGATCGTTCCTGAACCCCAGGATCTGGGTTCATGGGTCAAGGCCCGGGGGATGGGGATATTCGCATTTTGTGTTACGTAGATCATACTTTTTTCATACTTAAACACGAATTGGCCAATTAAAGTCACCAATTTCAAAAACTGTCAAAATTATGGCGCAGATTTCTGGAGATTCAAGGATTAATCTTGCCGAACTGCGAAATAACGGTTATTCTTCATGAGCACTATGGATAGTTTTAAAATCTGAACTATCAAAAACTACAGAGATCATTCGATCAGAGTTTGTCTCGAAGGTGAGATCATGGCAAGTAAGGTAATGACAAACAACGCTGCCGCAGGCGGCGCTGTGACACAGGCATTAAGCGACGCAGAGATTGTTGCACAGTTCAAGCAGCGTGGTTGCTGGGGGCTGTACACAAGCGTGGATTTGAAGGGATGCGATCCGGCATCGATAAGAGATCCAGAAAAGATTCACCAGTTCATCATCGAACTGTGCGACCTCATCGACATGAAGAGATTCGGCGAACCGCAGATCATCCACTTCGGCCCAAATGAGAGGGTAGCAGGATTCTCCATGACTCAGCTCATCGAGACATCGCTGGTCTCCGGCCACTTCGCGAACGAGACCAACGCAGCCTACCTCGATATCTTCAGCTGCAAAGAATATGAGCCTTCGAAGGCAGCCGAGTTTTGTAAGGACTTTTTTGGAGCACAGTCAGTGACCTACCAGGTACTGTTCAGGGACTAAATACGAACAAGGCACCCGGCAAACGCATTAATAATACTCTGTGACGGCAAAGAGCCGCTGCCATCTCCCGCCGGTCTAACTGGAAGCCGCGGCGAGGCGGCCCCCACCCTCGATTTTCTTGGAGTAAAGCGGTCCGGACGGTCGGGTCTACGTAGCTGGAGAATCTGACAGGTCTGTTTTGTAAATACCCCGCTGCACGAATTCTGCGGAGATATCGCCATTAGTGGTGTGCGACGTTCCGCAGGAACGGACTTGAGCACCGCTAGGTGCACTTAACAGTGCTCGAACTCCAGTTGTTTCAGCAACCTTACTGCAATGTTCGAGTTGCTGCTCTCCCTGACTTGCTGATTCCCGTTGATTAAACCAGGCACGGATTCCTACCGGACATCGCATTACAGGGGGGAGGGGACAGGGGAGGGGGGGAGCATCCCCCCTCCCCTGAAACCCCACCCCAAAGCGCGATACCCCAGTGGTCCAGTGTACTGGACTTTATCCTCGTTTGCGCTGTTTTCGTCTGCAATTTCGTGCATCGGTTACATGGAAACGAGGTAAAATCATTCCACTGCAGAAGACTCATTCTGTTAGGGATGGTGCCGCACTTCACGCAGCCCTCCACAAAATCCACGGACGTGGCTTACACCATTTCGGCTGTTTTTGTTGTAACTTCATCAAATGAGACTGATACCCCGGTTCTCTAACCGGTCACCCGCGAAACCGTTTTTGGGTTCTCAAGATCCGCCTGCACCCTTTTTGGGCTATTTAACTTGGCACGGCCGATCTGCAGAGCCAGAACTATCCCGGGGATGTCTCTTTACAGGGGTTAAATACAGGGATTAGAATCCGGCCGGGCTCGATCGAAAAAAAGGTGTTTAGGGGGACTCGTAGGGGTTCCGGAGACCCTTCGGGGTTCCGTCCGCCCTGATTCCCACGGTCTTGCGCTCGTCGACGTGCTTCTGGTTCTTCGTGATCTTCTCGGTCGCGAGCTTCTTGACGAGGTCGAGGCCGGGCTTGACCTGGTCGATGGGCTTCGTCTCGAAGAGACCTGCGGCCAGGGCGCCTTCCCAGACTTCGTTACCCTTCAGGCTCCGGACAAAGACCGTGCTCCAGCCGTCGGGGCTGCCGACGGACCCGCTCGAGATGTCGGCGAGGTTCGCGACGTAGTCCAGGCAGACGTGGCAGCCGGGCTGCACGTACTTGTGGATCAGTTTCGGGGGCATCTGGCTGACTGCACCGCGCTCGGTGTAGACCGTGAACTTGCCCTTGCCGATGTCCATCTTCTTGACGGACTCCATCTTCTGGTTGCAGTGGTCCTCGACGATCGCCTCGAGCGC
Coding sequences:
- the frhB gene encoding coenzyme F420 hydrogenase subunit beta: MDVLGNYKSVISARSTDKDILKKSQDGGIITTLFAYALEEGIIDGAIVAGPSDEPWRPEPMVATTKAELLAAAGTRYTISPNLYLIKEVTRSYGFDRVGIVGTPCQIQATRKAQVYPIGLRDVDDKIALALGIFCMENLSYQALEAIVEDHCNQKMESVKKMDIGKGKFTVYTERGAVSQMPPKLIHKYVQPGCHVCLDYVANLADISSGSVGSPDGWSTVFVRSLKGNEVWEGALAAGLFETKPIDQVKPGLDLVKKLATEKITKNQKHVDERKTVGIRADGTPKGLRNPYESP
- a CDS encoding DNA polymerase ligase N-terminal domain-containing protein; amino-acid sequence: MTGPDTLDEYRGKRDFSRTLEPPGDAEAVLPSPIFVIQKHDASTLHYDFRLEVDGVLKSWAVPKGPSTNPKEKRLAIPTEDHPLGYAGFEGVIPEGSYGAGTVLVWDQGTYRNLTQKSGREIPVAEALRQGHVSVWLEGKKLRGGFSLTRFRTGKGEAWLLVKKDDAEADPSRDPVAAEPRSVLSGRTLEEVAAGKDE
- a CDS encoding DUF2124 domain-containing protein — its product is MELIEELSGVPGMLRPFKAYLREAGLGAGDQVAYYGCPGTCTPFIELLGFAVRDLPVEQVYVPYVDEAQARAIRPVEGVGMQASSDVVRVDPKVIVLMGGLAMPGVPVTKEAVQSVVGAHPGAKIVGICFMEMFKKGGWLDAFDFDLIIDATLKPVRIWR
- a CDS encoding ATP-binding protein, which codes for MLTDLAKALKAMGYNDAEIPTLVRSFPPAVTRYLQDFRLQEVRDIVETLLYIYIAQNSSSSRGEGVGVVEQSCYAYTSGPLFVLAQAGLIDSVSWHGMKVISATAAGVEIARPLVEARIRALDIESLAHDIHEVVPTLLAGTVRGSYVNKTFPSTLPRTEETFIGFLLNNCPGLFIECERFAARLKDAGCAVLAYAYDLDTVAPDGVVYTFPPEFAYILKRMLEAIDPDLREHYDMLLESFCSTFTVLRYLATGEDYDRIRASPGHRRELSRVLSVLSDAIYVLEQVPQADGVDLSRFIIKDRDLYDARLRDLGRELMAEVAEKIVIDRSTPEPVVVPALCKGEVSPAPDPAPESLPVAPPIPSVEAEMEDEEEDEEDAWDDVSFGDETDEEEVEPIPPDIVLPDPSPSTPAPAVVPRPGGLDIFLGYAQDGRRVYWSPGRLNNGHMIILGGSGAGKTETIRCIASELAAQEMPVVLIDFHGDMAANSGNIRSYKIREGGQYYFNPLELDPSIDEITPLRATSDFVDAISINFPTLGIQQRRKIKNIIKDCYRMSGITGKTETWTRVLNFDDIEDEIMNCEDEAIPAYLEDIFDYKLFSGEEKISIPTILSGGITHINLNALPENLRYLFADLFLRRIYYTLQAMGEIPRGTPDERAKFRLFVIVDEAKLLVSQKSGSKTAIKAVLNKYATEMRKFGVSLILASQLIAHFNEEILANIAVKFCMRSENKKQAQENAKFFEVSEKDLLNFQPGEGILIIGSEKMNVRIVPSTERNL
- the speD gene encoding S-adenosylmethionine decarboxylase, yielding MASKVMTNNAAAGGAVTQALSDAEIVAQFKQRGCWGLYTSVDLKGCDPASIRDPEKIHQFIIELCDLIDMKRFGEPQIIHFGPNERVAGFSMTQLIETSLVSGHFANETNAAYLDIFSCKEYEPSKAAEFCKDFFGAQSVTYQVLFRD